From a region of the Agromyces ramosus genome:
- a CDS encoding heavy metal translocating P-type ATPase, producing the protein MTLQHDARTIDLDIEGMTCASCVGRVERRLGRLDGVEAEVNLATERARVRFPSTTSIDELLDAVRAAGYRAQVTAPPEPPASAPSVASVEPRGVVTDATAPADDPLRTRLVVSALLTVPVVVLAMVPALQFTYWQWLSLTLAAPVVVWGGWPFHRAAAVNLRHGTLTMDTLVSLGTLTAFAWSLWALFLGHAGMPGMTHGWTFGVRGTPGGDVYLEVAAGVVTILLLGRVLEARSKRRAGESLRTLLDLAPREVAVLRRAGRGAADAAGTLSAELEERVPIAALRVGDRFVVRPGERVAADGIVERGEAGVDESMLTGEPAPVDVAAGDTVTAATIVHGGSLVVTATRVGSDTRLAQIARLVEDAQLGKSRSQRLADRISAVFVPIVIAIALGTAVVWLATGSPLEQAVTAAVAVLVIACPCALGLATPVAILVGTGRGAERGILITGPEALDRTAGVDTILLDKTGTLTTGHMRLTGVTTTPATDRARALGIAAALERGSEHPVARAITEAAEGDAQVPMLSVAGFRAHSGLGVSGSVDGIASGAGRPAFLAERGYTIPEQLEARAAESDDTLVAVGWDGEVRALLEIGDSVRDGAAEAVARLRSQGLRPVIVTGDTPRAAARTAASLGIDDVHAGVSPEGKLAIVRGLQAGGATVAMVGDGVNDAAALAAADLGIAMGGGTDAAASASDLALTRDEPAAIPDAIALARATRGTIRGNLFWAFAYNVAAIPLAAAGFLNPMIAGAAMAFSSVFVVLNSLRLRRA; encoded by the coding sequence ATGACCCTGCAACACGATGCCCGCACGATCGACCTCGACATCGAGGGAATGACCTGTGCGAGCTGTGTGGGGCGGGTCGAACGACGTCTCGGCCGGCTCGACGGCGTCGAGGCAGAGGTGAACCTCGCGACCGAACGGGCGCGCGTGCGCTTCCCGTCGACGACCTCGATCGACGAGCTGCTCGACGCGGTGCGTGCCGCCGGATACCGTGCGCAGGTCACCGCCCCGCCCGAGCCGCCGGCGTCCGCCCCATCGGTCGCATCGGTCGAACCCCGAGGGGTCGTGACGGATGCGACGGCACCTGCGGATGACCCGCTGCGCACGCGACTCGTCGTCTCGGCGCTGCTCACGGTGCCCGTCGTGGTGCTCGCGATGGTGCCCGCGCTCCAGTTCACGTACTGGCAGTGGCTCTCGCTCACCCTCGCCGCTCCGGTCGTCGTGTGGGGCGGCTGGCCGTTCCATCGCGCGGCCGCCGTCAACCTGCGCCACGGTACGCTCACCATGGACACCCTCGTCTCGCTCGGCACGCTCACCGCATTCGCATGGTCGCTCTGGGCGCTCTTCCTCGGTCACGCCGGCATGCCCGGCATGACGCACGGGTGGACCTTCGGCGTGCGCGGCACCCCGGGCGGAGACGTCTACCTCGAGGTCGCGGCCGGTGTCGTCACGATCCTCCTACTGGGCCGGGTGCTCGAGGCGCGCTCGAAGCGTCGCGCGGGGGAGTCCCTGCGCACGCTCCTCGACCTCGCGCCTCGTGAGGTCGCCGTGCTCCGACGCGCCGGCCGCGGCGCCGCTGACGCCGCCGGCACCCTGTCGGCGGAGCTCGAGGAGCGCGTGCCCATCGCCGCGCTCCGCGTGGGCGACCGCTTCGTCGTGCGCCCCGGCGAGCGCGTCGCGGCCGACGGCATCGTCGAGCGGGGTGAGGCGGGCGTCGACGAGAGCATGCTGACCGGCGAGCCGGCCCCGGTCGACGTCGCAGCGGGCGACACCGTCACGGCGGCGACGATCGTGCACGGCGGCAGCCTCGTCGTGACGGCGACGCGAGTGGGCTCCGACACCCGCCTCGCGCAGATCGCACGCCTCGTCGAGGACGCACAGCTGGGCAAGTCCCGCTCGCAGCGTCTCGCCGATCGCATCTCCGCCGTCTTCGTCCCGATCGTCATCGCGATCGCCCTCGGCACCGCCGTCGTGTGGCTCGCGACCGGCAGCCCGCTCGAGCAGGCGGTCACCGCGGCCGTCGCCGTGCTCGTCATCGCGTGCCCGTGCGCGCTCGGGCTCGCGACCCCCGTGGCGATCCTCGTGGGCACCGGCAGGGGCGCCGAGCGCGGCATCCTGATCACCGGTCCCGAGGCACTCGACCGCACCGCCGGCGTCGACACGATCCTGCTCGACAAGACGGGCACGCTCACCACCGGACACATGCGGCTGACGGGTGTCACCACCACCCCCGCCACCGACCGGGCTCGGGCGCTCGGCATCGCCGCCGCGCTCGAGCGGGGCTCGGAGCATCCGGTCGCCCGCGCCATCACCGAAGCGGCCGAAGGCGACGCCCAGGTGCCGATGCTCTCCGTCGCGGGATTCCGCGCCCACAGCGGCCTCGGCGTCTCGGGTTCGGTCGACGGGATCGCCTCGGGCGCCGGGCGGCCGGCCTTCCTCGCCGAGCGCGGCTATACGATCCCCGAGCAGCTCGAAGCCCGCGCGGCCGAGTCCGATGACACGCTCGTCGCCGTCGGGTGGGACGGCGAGGTACGCGCGCTCCTCGAGATCGGCGACTCCGTGCGCGACGGTGCCGCCGAGGCGGTCGCCCGCCTCCGGTCGCAGGGGCTCCGCCCGGTGATCGTCACCGGGGACACGCCCCGGGCGGCCGCCCGCACCGCCGCGAGTCTCGGCATCGACGACGTGCACGCCGGGGTGAGCCCCGAGGGCAAGCTCGCGATCGTGCGCGGGCTCCAGGCCGGCGGCGCCACCGTCGCGATGGTCGGCGACGGGGTGAACGATGCCGCCGCACTCGCCGCGGCCGACCTCGGCATCGCGATGGGCGGGGGCACGGATGCCGCAGCCTCGGCGAGCGACCTCGCACTGACGCGCGACGAGCCCGCGGCGATCCCCGATGCCATCGCGCTCGCCCGCGCCACTCGCGGCACCATCCGCGGCAACCTGTTCTGGGCCTTCGCGTACAACGTCGCGGCGATCCCGCTCGCGGCGGCCGGGTTCCTCAATCCGATGATCGCCGGGGCGGCGATGGCGTTCTCGAGCGTCTTCGTGGTGCTCAACAGCCTGCGGCTCCGACGCGCGTGA
- a CDS encoding DUF2207 domain-containing protein, which yields MARVRSARSFAAAVLAAGLALAPAAGALAMTPGAEPDGRGDAVAAASAVMGLPAGVDDFTFASFDAIYELSRDAGRRSVLETTETLVAVFPDFDQNRGIRRAIPLDYDGHPTDLEILSVTDAAGEPRRFETAEDDAGEFLLVTIAGSDYVHGEQTYVIEYRQRNVTHVPDDAAIDEFYWDVNGTGWAQPFGRVSAELRMSDEVGRGFDGDVACYRGWSGSSTPCEELAVDESPPPVVTAAAAELGPYENLTIAAGFESGTFVPRDEAFTSSPAAVTSGVAGLVALITAVAAIVTRATRWRDHPGRGTVIAQYEPPADVSAMVAADLVGRPGKGVTATILERAVDGEVRIVETGRKSYAVEYTGEGAVPADAEARRILAALFGGNPARGALRSLKARDTALGKRLLAIRQSVTKHVVQSGLRRRPELGRRVLFALVALVATVLSVVFGIVALDDRMGGGWPFLCLILAIAAALATLVTVAGVRPLTERGRAIRDHLEGLRLYIRLAEADRLRVLQSPVGALRVERDGLSSASGPPDPVVVLKLNERLLPYAVLFGLEREWSRELAALYEQTGEAPGWYDGRSTFNASAFAAGVSSFSSTSSTSWSGSSSSSSSSGSSGGGSSGGGGGGGGGGGV from the coding sequence ATGGCCCGTGTGCGCTCCGCCCGATCGTTCGCCGCCGCGGTGCTCGCCGCGGGCCTCGCGCTCGCGCCGGCCGCAGGTGCCCTCGCGATGACGCCGGGTGCGGAGCCCGACGGCCGCGGCGACGCCGTCGCCGCGGCATCCGCCGTCATGGGCCTGCCGGCGGGCGTCGACGACTTCACCTTCGCCTCCTTCGATGCGATCTACGAGCTCTCCCGTGACGCGGGCCGCCGCTCGGTGCTCGAGACCACCGAGACGCTCGTCGCGGTCTTTCCCGACTTCGACCAGAATCGAGGCATCCGGCGGGCGATTCCGCTCGACTACGACGGCCACCCGACCGACCTCGAGATCCTGTCGGTGACGGATGCCGCGGGGGAGCCGCGCCGGTTCGAGACCGCCGAAGACGACGCCGGTGAGTTCCTCCTCGTCACGATCGCCGGCTCCGACTACGTGCACGGCGAGCAGACCTACGTCATCGAATACCGCCAGCGGAACGTGACGCACGTGCCCGACGATGCGGCGATCGACGAGTTCTACTGGGACGTGAACGGCACCGGCTGGGCCCAGCCGTTCGGGCGCGTGAGCGCCGAGCTGCGCATGAGCGACGAGGTCGGCCGCGGGTTCGATGGCGACGTCGCGTGCTACCGCGGATGGAGCGGCTCGAGCACCCCGTGCGAGGAGCTCGCCGTCGACGAGTCGCCGCCGCCCGTCGTCACCGCCGCGGCGGCCGAACTCGGCCCCTACGAGAACCTGACGATCGCAGCCGGCTTCGAGTCGGGTACCTTCGTGCCGCGCGACGAGGCCTTCACGTCCTCTCCGGCCGCGGTCACGAGCGGGGTCGCGGGCCTCGTCGCGCTCATCACCGCGGTCGCCGCGATCGTCACCCGGGCGACCCGCTGGCGTGACCACCCGGGCCGCGGCACGGTCATCGCCCAGTACGAACCGCCCGCCGACGTGAGCGCGATGGTGGCCGCCGACCTCGTCGGGCGGCCCGGCAAGGGAGTGACCGCGACGATTCTCGAACGAGCCGTCGACGGTGAGGTCCGCATCGTCGAGACCGGTCGCAAGTCGTACGCGGTCGAGTACACCGGCGAGGGTGCGGTCCCGGCCGATGCCGAGGCGCGCCGAATCCTCGCCGCACTCTTCGGCGGCAATCCGGCACGCGGAGCGCTGCGCTCGCTGAAAGCCCGCGACACCGCACTCGGCAAGCGCCTGCTCGCCATCCGCCAATCGGTCACCAAGCACGTCGTGCAGTCAGGGCTGCGCCGCCGCCCCGAGCTCGGGCGGCGCGTGCTGTTCGCGCTCGTCGCGCTCGTCGCCACCGTGCTGAGCGTGGTCTTCGGCATCGTCGCGCTCGACGATCGCATGGGTGGCGGCTGGCCGTTCCTCTGCCTCATCCTCGCCATCGCCGCAGCGCTCGCGACGCTCGTGACCGTCGCCGGCGTACGGCCGCTGACCGAGCGCGGTCGCGCGATCCGCGACCACCTCGAGGGGCTGCGGCTCTACATCCGCCTCGCCGAGGCCGATCGGCTTCGGGTGCTCCAGAGTCCGGTGGGAGCCCTGCGGGTCGAGCGCGACGGGCTGTCGTCGGCATCAGGGCCGCCCGATCCGGTCGTGGTGCTCAAGCTCAACGAGCGGCTCCTGCCCTACGCCGTGCTGTTCGGCCTCGAGCGCGAGTGGAGTCGCGAGCTTGCGGCCCTCTACGAGCAGACCGGGGAAGCACCCGGCTGG